A genome region from bacterium includes the following:
- a CDS encoding DUF1499 domain-containing protein translates to MITEKSLLPPCPGTPNCVSSQSTDVAKRVDPLPVVDGPAMSMERLTRVVSSIPRTTIVSDSGTMLQVEFRSFLGFVDDVLFVLSDNEGVIHVRSASRTGKWDLGVNRRRVNRIRKLYLVAE, encoded by the coding sequence ATGATAACCGAAAAGAGTCTATTGCCTCCATGCCCCGGCACTCCCAACTGTGTGTCCAGCCAGTCCACCGACGTGGCGAAACGGGTGGATCCCCTCCCTGTCGTTGATGGGCCTGCCATGTCCATGGAGCGGCTGACCAGGGTCGTATCATCCATACCTCGAACGACCATCGTTTCTGACTCCGGGACAATGCTCCAGGTCGAGTTCCGATCCTTCCTGGGTTTCGTCGACGATGTCCTGTTTGTTCTCTCTGATAATGAGGGGGTCATCCACGTGCGCTCAGCGTCGAGGACGGGCAAGTGGGATCTCGGGGTAAACCGCAGGCGAGTGAACCGAATTCGAAAACTATATCTGGTAGCGGAGTAG
- a CDS encoding DUF2207 domain-containing protein, whose product MAARRSVTTLALLAGLVLLFPGTSAAVEEILDWHSDIEVASDGSMTVTETIKVRAEGDQIKRGIYRDFPITYRDRAGNRVTIGFDLLSVERDGHPEPYHTESLSNGVRVYLGQKSVFLKPAEYTYTISYRTDRQLGFFESHDELYWNVTGNGWDFVIREATATVTLPEPVSSDVLRMEGYVGPQGSRDRNVTWEAAGPGKARFTGGRPLNSREGLTIVLGWPKGVIAEPDRTEKTRQFLGDNGHLVSSVAGLVLLILYYVIVWIKVGKDPEKGTVIPQFTPPGDMSPAAMRYIMEMGFDDRTLASAIINLAVKGYITIHDDTKALGLIRTYTLKRTSKEPKAALSKGEQKIARKLFPGNSMTLKLEQKNHQKISGAVEALKEMLEGEYRKAHFANNAGYMVPGVLITLAALFLSGFTGRMRPGGPPTLFIVLWLMPWSIATFALWKTRKYFMAAIFTFFLVMATSAFGASTSFVFIATIFLYVAVNIVFYLLLKAPTSLGRRVMDKVEGFKMYLSTAEEHRLEKLHPPDKTPELFEKYLPYALALEVDQQWSEKFAGVLYRAAAHEDYSPSWYHGRHWDGMNTGQFSSNLASSFSSAISSSAQAPGSSSGFGGGGSSGGGGGGGGGGGW is encoded by the coding sequence ATGGCCGCCCGACGCTCTGTAACGACCCTCGCCCTACTGGCTGGCCTTGTCCTTCTCTTCCCGGGAACAAGCGCCGCCGTCGAAGAGATCCTCGACTGGCACAGTGATATCGAGGTTGCCTCGGACGGTTCCATGACGGTGACCGAAACGATCAAGGTCCGCGCCGAAGGGGACCAGATCAAGCGAGGGATCTACAGGGACTTTCCCATCACCTACCGTGACAGGGCCGGCAACCGGGTCACCATCGGGTTCGACCTCCTCTCCGTAGAGCGGGACGGACACCCCGAACCGTATCACACGGAAAGCCTCAGCAACGGGGTGCGGGTCTACCTTGGTCAGAAGTCGGTTTTCCTGAAACCCGCTGAATACACCTACACCATCTCCTACCGCACAGACCGGCAGTTGGGGTTTTTCGAAAGTCACGACGAGCTTTACTGGAACGTGACCGGCAACGGCTGGGATTTTGTTATCCGCGAGGCAACAGCCACGGTAACACTTCCGGAGCCTGTTTCCTCAGATGTTCTGAGGATGGAAGGGTACGTCGGTCCCCAGGGAAGTCGGGATAGGAATGTCACCTGGGAGGCCGCCGGCCCGGGCAAGGCGCGTTTTACCGGCGGACGGCCCCTGAACTCCCGGGAGGGGCTGACCATCGTCCTCGGGTGGCCCAAGGGAGTTATCGCTGAGCCCGACAGGACAGAAAAGACCCGGCAGTTCCTGGGTGACAACGGACACCTGGTTTCCAGCGTGGCGGGTCTTGTCCTACTCATCCTTTACTATGTCATCGTCTGGATAAAGGTGGGGAAGGACCCGGAAAAGGGTACAGTCATCCCCCAATTCACGCCACCGGGGGATATGTCCCCCGCAGCCATGCGTTACATCATGGAAATGGGGTTCGACGATCGCACTCTTGCGAGTGCGATCATTAATTTAGCGGTTAAAGGTTACATTACCATCCACGATGACACAAAGGCGCTGGGGCTGATCAGGACCTACACCCTGAAAAGGACGAGTAAAGAGCCAAAGGCCGCCCTGTCGAAGGGAGAGCAGAAGATCGCCAGAAAGCTGTTCCCGGGAAACAGCATGACCCTCAAGCTGGAGCAGAAGAACCACCAGAAGATCTCAGGCGCCGTCGAAGCCCTCAAGGAGATGCTGGAAGGCGAGTACCGGAAGGCCCATTTTGCAAATAACGCGGGTTACATGGTGCCCGGAGTCCTCATCACCCTGGCGGCCCTTTTCCTGTCCGGTTTTACGGGGAGAATGAGGCCGGGTGGACCGCCCACCCTCTTTATCGTCCTGTGGCTTATGCCCTGGTCCATAGCCACCTTTGCCCTGTGGAAAACCAGGAAGTATTTCATGGCCGCCATCTTCACCTTCTTCCTGGTCATGGCCACGAGTGCTTTTGGCGCTTCAACATCCTTTGTGTTCATCGCCACGATCTTCTTATATGTCGCGGTGAATATCGTCTTCTACCTTCTTCTCAAGGCGCCCACAAGCCTGGGCCGACGGGTCATGGACAAGGTGGAAGGTTTTAAAATGTATCTTTCCACAGCCGAAGAACACCGCCTGGAAAAACTCCACCCTCCAGACAAGACCCCGGAGCTGTTCGAGAAGTACCTGCCCTACGCCCTTGCCCTGGAGGTGGACCAGCAGTGGTCGGAGAAGTTCGCCGGTGTTCTTTACAGGGCCGCGGCCCACGAGGATTATTCCCCAAGCTGGTATCATGGACGCCACTGGGACGGAATGAACACGGGGCAGTTCAGCTCAAACCTGGCGTCCTCCTTCTCCTCGGCCATCTCATCATCCGCGCAGGCTCCAGGCTCCTCTTCCGGGTTTGGAGGCGGGGGCAGCTCCGGCGGCGGCGGAGGGGGTGGAGGGGGAGGAGGCTGGTAG
- a CDS encoding LemA family protein, with protein MVGLIILGVIVLAVLWAVAVFNRLVRNKNLVLEGWSGIDVQLKRRYDLIPNLVETIKGYTSHEEGVLTRVVELRNAAGKAQTAAEKAPIETALTGMLRQVFALAEAYPDLKANQNFLDLQGQLAEIEEQIQFSRRYYNGAARDMNILVQSFPSNLIANAFRFPPAEYFEIELATEREAPKVQF; from the coding sequence ATGGTCGGTCTGATCATTCTTGGTGTCATCGTTCTTGCCGTCCTGTGGGCGGTGGCTGTCTTCAACAGGCTGGTGAGAAACAAGAACCTCGTACTGGAAGGGTGGAGCGGCATCGACGTCCAGCTCAAGCGCCGCTACGATCTCATCCCCAACCTTGTAGAGACGATCAAGGGGTACACCAGTCACGAGGAGGGGGTCCTGACCAGGGTCGTGGAGCTTAGAAACGCGGCCGGTAAGGCACAGACAGCCGCCGAGAAGGCTCCCATCGAAACGGCCCTCACCGGGATGCTGCGGCAGGTCTTTGCCCTTGCTGAGGCATACCCGGACTTGAAGGCCAACCAGAACTTCCTGGATCTTCAGGGACAGCTCGCCGAGATCGAGGAGCAGATCCAGTTCTCGAGGCGCTACTACAACGGAGCGGCCAGGGACATGAACATCCTGGTCCAGTCGTTCCCGTCCAACCTCATCGCCAACGCCTTCAGGTTCCCTCCCGCCGAGTATTTCGAGATCGAGCTTGCCACCGAGCGGGAGGCGCCGAAGGTCCAGTTCTGA